The following nucleotide sequence is from Algiphilus sp..
CGACGAGCACAGCACCCGGCTGCGCGAGGCCTTCGGCAAGACCGTGCACATCCGCTGCGTCGAAGCGCTGCCGGACTGGAGTCCGGCGCGCATCATGCGCACCGCCCGCGAGCAGGCGCTCGCCGACGCGGCGTCCCGGCTGGAGGCCTCGCCGGTCTACCGGCTGCTGTCGAGCCGGCTCGGCGCCGAGCTGCAGCGCGACGAGATCCGGCTGCTCCACTAGCGCGGGCGCGTGGACGCCGGGTATCGGGTGCGGGATCGCGTCGTGCGCGCAGCTAGCGGATGATGCCCCTCGACCGGTTCCACACGGTCGGAGGGCGGTTGAACCGCGCGGCGCCGCGGAACCACCGGCACGGCATTAGGATCGCATTCAGACCAGCGCGCGCCAGGCGCGCCATGCAACAGGAGCGAACATGAAAGGTGCACTCGGTCAGATGATGCAGCAGGCGCAGAAGATGCAGGAGGACATGCGTCGCGCCCAGGAGGAAGTCGCCCAGATGGAGGTGACCGGCGAATCCGGCGCGGGGCTGGTCAAGGTCACGCTCAACGGCAAGTACCAGGCGCGCAAGGTCGAGATCGACCCTTCCGCCCTGGAGGAAGACAAGGATTTCCTCGAGGACCTGGTGGCGGCCGCCATCAACCATGCCGCCGAGAAGGTCGAGAAGGCAGTGCAGGAGAAGATGGCGGGCGTGACCGGCGGGATGCAGCTGCCGCCGGGCTTCCAGATGCCGATGTAGCGCGTGAGCGACGCATTCCCGCCACCGCTCGCGCGACTCGTCGAGGCACTCAAGCGCCTGCCCGGCGTGGGCGCCAA
It contains:
- a CDS encoding YbaB/EbfC family nucleoid-associated protein; this translates as MKGALGQMMQQAQKMQEDMRRAQEEVAQMEVTGESGAGLVKVTLNGKYQARKVEIDPSALEEDKDFLEDLVAAAINHAAEKVEKAVQEKMAGVTGGMQLPPGFQMPM